The following nucleotide sequence is from Halobacillus mangrovi.
CCAACAATTGAAGGATGCAGGTTTATATGAAGATTCGATTATTGTGCTAATGGGAGACCATTACGGAATCAGTGAGTATCATAACAAAGCTATGGGACAGTTCTTGGGTAAAGAAATAAATGGATACGAACATATCCAGCTGCAAAAAGTTCCCTTTATGGTTCACATTCCTGGATATGAGAACGGTGGGGTTAGGGAAGAAGTCGTCGGCCAGATTGATGTGAAACCGACATTGCTTCATCTCCTTGGAATTGGTAATAAAGATGATTTAACCTTTGGTGATAATATGTTCGCTGAAGACCGTAAGGATTTTATCGCCATGAGAGACGGCAGCTTTGTCAGTGAACAATATGTCTTTACCGATGGGGTATGTTACGATCGTTCAACGGGAGAACAAATTTTAGAAGAAGAAGCAGAGGCATGTAATCCTATTAAGGAAAAAGCCGATCAGGAACTGCAGTATTCAGATAATATCATCTATGGTGACTTGTTCCGTTTTTACGATTTCAAACAGTAAAAATACTATTAAATAATCACCGTGGCACATTGTGTCATGGTGGTTTTTTCATTTATTACATAATTTTATACGCAACCGGGTAATGATACTTACATACATACTTTGTTTTTGGAAAGAGAGGATGGTTATGTTTCGTTTTGAGAATGTTACTCATGATCCATTAAAAAATCTTAATTTTTCGATTGAAAAAAATGAGAAGGTGATTTTATTTGGTCCTTCAGGGGCGGGGAAGAGTACGTTATTGTTCCTTTTTAACCGTCTAAGTGATCCAGAAGAAGGTTCTATCTTTTATAAAGGAGAACCGATTGAGAATTATTCAATAACCAAACTAAGAAAAAATGTCGGATTAGTGCTCCAGTCTCCGAATTTATTTCCAGGAACAGTCCTTGATAATTTAAAATATGGGCCACAGCTGTTCGGAGAATGGAAAGAAACGCATGCTGAAACATTACTGGACTATGTTCAGCTTCCCAAAAGTTACTTAGAGCGTGACGTTGATCAGCTCTCTGGTGGAGAGATGCAAAGGGTTTCTCTTGCTAGAACATTGGCTAACTCCCCTGAGGTGCTTTTACTTGACGAACCTACGAGTGCACTTGATTATAAAACAGCGGATGAGATAGAAGAAGTGTTAGAAGAATTAATTCGTGAGCATAAACTTACGATGCTGATGGTGACTCATAACTTAAATCAAGCAAGGCGGTTAGGTGACAGAGGGTTGTTTATTATGGATGGTGAGCTTCAGGAGGATGGATTAATCCCTGATATGCTGGATCATCCAAATACCGAAAAATTATCAAAGTTTTTGGAAGAGTAGAGGATGTGATCGATTTTGGCACCTGAAGTATCTAACCAGTCATTATTATTTCTAATCATTTTTGTTGTTGTACCTTTAACATTGTCCTATATTTATCAGCTTGGTTTGAGTAAAAGCGTTATATGGTCCACCGTTCGCGGAACTGTCCAGTTATTTGCGATTGGTTACTTATTGACGTATTTATTTGACCTTCCGGCGATGGTCGGAATTCCAATAATGGTTGGAGTGATGATTATTGTTGCCTCCTTCCATGCAAGACAGAAAGGAAAAGAGCTTCCTTATGTACTTCCTGTCATTTTTATAGGACTTGTCATTATAGAAATCAGTGTGCTTACACTATGGCTTGTGTTTGATATGGTTCAATTTCGTCCATCTGAGGTCATTCCTATGAGTGGAATGGTCATTGGAAACAGTATGGTGGCTATGGGGCTTGCATTAGAAAGAATGAAAAGTGAATTTAAGGAAAACAATGGAAGACTATTGGCTGCATTATCGCTCGGGGCAGAACCTAAACATGCATCACATTTAATTGTACGAAAGACGCTTAATGCAGCGTTAATCCCCAATATTGATCGATTGAAAACTATAGGGCTTGTGCAATTGCCAGGTATGATGACAGGTCTTATTTTAGGTGGAGTAGAGCCGGTCATGGCGATAAAATATCAGCTCGTCATTTCTCTTAGCATTTTTTCTTCTGTCTCATTAAGTGCTATGTTTGTCACATTAACGATGTATCAACATTTCTTCAATAAGAGTAAGCAGTTATTGGAATCAGAAGAGGAAATCAGAAGTAAATCCTGATAAAATAAAAAAATCGAGCCACTCATAGAGTGGCTCGATTTGTTTTTTTACCCAAACAAGTTAGAGTAAATCGTCATGATGGAGAACCATCCAAACATTAATGCTGAGACGGCTGCAAAAAGAACGGCAAAGAAATTTTTCGATTTCATCTCACGGAAGACGGCAAATACACAAAGAATTGCAACGAGTAAAAGAAGAATAGCTGTTACCAAGTTCAGCACCCCCAATATCCCTTTTCTTTATTATCATCCTTAAAGTACGGATGTTATACTATATGTAGCTCAATTCAGTCCATATTTATTTTATAGCATAATAGGTAAAATGTCGAGTGATCTTAGATGATTTTATTAAATAACAGAGAGGTGTTCATCCATTGATTAAAATTTCTCGATTACCACTTGGTCCGATGGCCACAAACGCTTATATAATATATGAAAATAAACAAGCGGTCGTCATCGATCCGGGCGGGGATTTCAACAAATTAGATGCTTTCCTTAAGGAAAGAGAGCTTACCGTGAAAGCGATTCTTTTGACACATGCACACTTTGACCATATTGGAGCAGTGGACGAAGTTAGACAGGCTTACGATGCGCCAGTATATATTCATGAGGCTGAGGCGGATTGGCTGTCAGATCCTTCTCAAAACGGCTCAGGATTATTCCAAATAGGAGAAATAAAAGCAGGACCTGCTGATTATTTCTTTGAAATAGGTCAAATGGAAATCGCTGGATTCTCATTTGAAGTTCGTCATACCCCAGGGCATTCACCTGGAAGTGTTTCCTTTGTATTTAGAAATCAAAGGTTTACGGTAGCCGGAGATACTTTATTCCAACGAGGTATGGGCAGGACTGATTTGCCAGGGGGAGATCGTAAAGAGCTCGAAAAGAGTATCCAGGAGCAGCTTTTCAGTCTCCGTAATGATATGCGCATTTATCCAGGCCACGGGCTGCCTACAACTATTGAAGAAGAAAAAAGGGAAAACCCTTTCTTTACTTAAGAGAAAGTAAAAAAATCCTGTTATCCAATGAGGATAACAGGATTTTTTTAGTGACCACCGAAACTCGGTACCAGAATAAATGATGAATAGTACGTGAATCCAATCATGAAAACTGTCAAGTATGAGAAAAATATGTATACATACATACGTTCTGACAGTTTAAGGTAGCCAACAGTAAGGAAAAAAGCCGTTTGAACTAAAGATAATAATGCCGCTTCCATCATATCGCCTGCAAAAAACATAACAGCGAAAATACCTGTCCAAAAGGCCAGCACTCGAAACATACGATCCATGCTTTTTCCCCCTCCTTTTTCATCGTTAAACTATCATTCATATTATAAACGACCCATAATTAAATGTAAATAAATCGATGAGTTCCTCCTGCATTAAAGTAGAGGATCTATTTAATACCGTTCCCTGATTTTGTAGAAAAAACACGACTTAAATAAAAAAATTTGCGAAATTGGGTTTAAAATATTGTACAAAGGTTATACATTGACTGTACAATATAAAATGTACTTAATCTTAATTAGGGAGCGTTGAAAATGGATGAATTAAAATTTTACAGTTACCCAAGTTGTACATCCTGTCGTCGAACAAAATCCTGGTTAAAGAGCCAAGGGGTAGAGTTCAATGAGCAGCATTTATTTCGGGAGACACCTGACGCTGATGAACTAAGAAAGATTTTGTCTCTGACTACTCTAGGAATTGATGAAATATTGGCCACTCGCAGTAAAGAATATAAAGATTTAGGTATAAATGTAGATGATCTCACATTGAGCGAATTTTTAGATTTAGTGATAGAAAAACCGAAATTGTTACGTCGCCCCATTCTTACAAACGGTGAAAAACTTGTAGTTGGATACAATCTGGAAGGACTAAGAGCTATTACGAATAATCGAATGGAATATACAGCAAACATATCATAAACTATTCAAAGAGGTAATAGATATGGCCAACTTTGAGACATAATAGGTATCGCCCCTTTACTACAGTAAGGAGCGATGCCTATTTTATTGATTATTTTACTTGATAATACGTTTTTATGATTTTTGTATCTTTATTAAGTGGAGTCAAACTCCACTCACATTCAATGGAGTCTTCCTGTTCTTCCATACACGAAGCAGTAGCTTTCCCGTCTGGTGTAGAGACAATGAAAGGGGTATGAATAGCCTCTTCATAGTTCTTGGACAATACTTGTACAAATTGGGTTTCTGCAACTGATAGTAAGTGCTGTTCCCTTATATGTGATTCGTACACCTTTGTTGCAATGATTTGGTTCTTGTATTGAAACAGAGAGCTGGACAGCAGAATGAATAAAATAGCAGCTAATCCAGCTGCCCAGGGAAATATCATCCCGGTGTCATTGAACAGCTTCATAATGAATCCTTTTTTGATAGGCTTCACCACCTTCCAATTCAACTAAAATGAGGAAATCAGACCCCGTTTGTTGGACCGTAAACAATTTTACCTTTGATAATAAACTTTCATGACCTTTGCCTCCTACTCTTTTTCTTACAATGTTTTGATACTGTTCGATGGTGATCGATCTATGCCTGGAATCAATTATTTGAAAAGTGTTTCCCTCTATTGATGCTTCACGAGCATATTGAACTTCATGCTGGATAAACGTGAAAAACTGGCGTGCAGAAAGTTCTTTATAATAGGAAGGCCCTTCAAGGGAATGTAGAAGAGGGTAAGAAAGAGATAGGATTATCATTAGTAGTGTCAGACTTATCATTGTCTCTGACAGTGTGAACCCTTTATTGCTCTTGAAGAGCATACAGACAAACCTCCTGCTTTTCCTGTTCAATGGATGTCCATATTGCACAACCTTTAATGAACTGGTTTTCTTTCTGGAAGAGGATAGTGATACCATAATCGTTTGATTCACTAATTAAATAAGGATAAGTCGAAGGAGATTCAGATTGAAGCAGGAACTGATCCTGGAGAGTTGTGATCGCATACCTTTCAATCGCTAATTCCTTTTGTTCAAGACGAATCTCGATTAAAGCTGGATAGATAGCTAATGTAATAACCATCATGATGCTAAAGGCTGCTACCGTTTCTGCAAAAGTAAACCCTTTACTGCTTCTCAATGTATAACCTGCGAGTCCCAAAAGGAAAGGTGATTTTATAAGTGGAAGAAGGACTGTGAACTTTCATCGTCCCAGGTTTGGCTATGATCCCTCTGGCATTAAATCGAACTGGGTTCTCAAGTGTCATCAAATCAAACCTCCAACCTTCAGGGAATTCCCTAATGAATATGGTTTCTTTGTCTTTTGCATCGTATAGAACATAATCATTTGAGCTTTGTCGGAAGCTCATCCAGTAATAGGGGTGGTCTTGTACAGTCAATTGCTGGGCAAGCAAAACGTCTTCCTCTAGCTGATTTAGGAACATGGAGGCTTCAACAGAGTGAAATGTACGTAGATGGAGAGGGGTGAGGCAGACAATGAGGATTGACCATGCGGTAAGTACAATTAGAACTTCACTAAGGGTAAACCCATTTTTTTGTATGACATCATTCATTAATCAGAGGGTGTGACAGCTGATACTTTTCCATCGCTGACTGTTAGTTTATCACCATTTGGACAAGTAGTGTCTTTTAAGTAACCTCCTGTGGTTAATTGCTCTATTGTAGGGTAAGCCTTCTCTTCTAAATAATAAGCTTCTACCTGAGCTTCTGCTGTCACAATTAAAGCTTCACATCCTTTTTTCCTGATGGTTTCATTGTGCTTTGAAAGGTTGGGAACGGTAATAATCAAAAGTACGGATATAACAAGCAGAACAATTAACATTTCGATAAGCGTAAATCCTTTTTGATTCAATAATTTCTTCATGAGTAAAGGCTCCTTAAGTTTTATATTTCACCCATCCACTGATAGAGGGGAAGCATGATGGAGGCGTAAATACATATGACTATAATCGCTATGAGCATAAAAAACACCGGCTGGATTAGCTGCAAAGTCTTGCTTGCTTTGTCGTTAAAGTATTCCATGAAAAAAGAAGTCAGCATACTCAGTTCATTTTTCAGTGTATAGGTGTCATTGGTATGGTGGAAAAGAGAAGTGAGTTCTTGTCTTAACAACGGGCAGGAATGCATAGCCTGTCCAATGGTAGTTCCTTCACCAAGTTCTTCTAGGATACGCTGGCAGTAGTAAGAAAGGATTTCATACTTCTCGTGTTGACTTATAACTTCCAAGGCTTCTTTAAGAGTTAAACCGGCTGTCAGAAGGGATTGGAGGTGTGTAGTAAAGAGATAAGATAAATGGAACGATTGGTAATAATGGATGAAAAAAACTCTTTGATAGAGCTTTAATTTTTTCTCAAGGGGAAGTCTGGGAATGATTAAAGGAAAAATGATGCTGATACACAAAGTAACTATGCCTATGAAACCAAGTCCATTGATGAGATAATTAACGCCCATCATAAGCCATAAGGATTGCTGGTCGTCTTGGAAAAGTGAAAGAAAGTTAGGGAGGATGGTTTGTTTGATGATCGTAAAAGCGATGAGGAGAAAAGCGAATAACAACATAGGGTAACGAAGCACTTGTATAAGTTTCCGCTGATATTCTTTTTTCATTTGCAGAAGCTGTTCGCACTGTTTAAACATTACGGGTAAATCATGGTGTACCCTTCCAAAATAGAGGAAGTTCGTAATCATCTTTGAAAAGCTCGCTTTTTGGAAGGCTGTATCAATTTTCTCCCCTCTAACCAGATACATAGTTAACTCATCAGCTATGGGTTTTAAGGCAGGGTCCCAGCCGGTCATTTTCAGAGCGTCCAGTAAGGGATATCCTTTTGATAAAATATGACTTAAACGGTGAAAGAATAAGGATTGTTGAGAGGTGGACAGTTTTTTTTCACGACTCAATCGAAACTTTAAAGTCCTTGAGAAAACCGAGTGCATAGGCCTTCCTCCTTAAATCAGAAAATGATTGAAACTTCTTATGATTGTAAGGAGAACGATCCCCGATGGCATGATCAAGCAGAGTCCCATCCAGCATCTCAAGGATTGCCGCGCGTTTTGGAAGAAGGGTATTTCCATGGAGGGGGATTAATTGCTGAGCTCCAATGGCGATAAGAGTCTGTTCAAGATCGACTTGTTGAATATTCATTTCTTTCAAGCGCCGAATGGTTCCATAAGCATCTTTCGCATGGATGGTACTGATAACCAGATGACCGCTCAAGGCTGCCCTGAAAGCGAATTGAGCCGTAGATTGATCTCTTATCTCTCCGACCATAAGCAGATCAGGATCGTGGCGTAATGCTGCCTTCAACCCAGTATCGTAAGTGATCCCCGCTCGTTCATTGACTTGAACTTGGATGATGTTATTCAAATCTTTTTCAATAGGATCTTCTAGTGTAATGGCTTGAAAAGATTTCTGATTCATTAGTGATTGCAGCAGGGCATATAACGTAGTAGTCTTCCCGCACCCTGTAGGTCCTGTGAATAGGATCATTCCGCTTGTATGGTTCAACCATTGCTCAATCCGCTTAATTTGTGTAGGAAATAAAAAGAGTTGTTCAAGTGGAGTATAATTCATAGGGGATAGGACGCGGATGGCCAAGCTTTCTGTTCCAGTAATAGGTAGGGTGGAAAGTCTTAAATCAAAAACCTGCTGGTCAGCTCTGTGCTCCATTGTGCCGTTTTGAGGACGCTGAAGTTCACCAATATCCATTCCGGATTTGAACTTAAAGTATGCTAAGAGTTTCTGGTAAAGTGGTAATGGAAGAGAAGAGTGGAAAATCCTTTCGCCATGAATGCGAAAATAAATACTGGCATTTTCTGAGTAAGGGGAGAAGTGGATGTCAGAGGCCGTTTGCTGGATAGCGGAAATGAGTATGTCGTGGGCTAAAGTTGCTATAGACTTCAAATATAAGATCACCTCGCATTTATTTTAGTTTGCAATAGTCTGTATTCGACATCATTTGAGAATTTCCTTCTTTTTCTAAAAAATTTTAAGGGGTGTGTAGAGTGATATTTTTAGTTGGTTTTAT
It contains:
- the comGD gene encoding competence type IV pilus minor pilin ComGD, coding for MNDVIQKNGFTLSEVLIVLTAWSILIVCLTPLHLRTFHSVEASMFLNQLEEDVLLAQQLTVQDHPYYWMSFRQSSNDYVLYDAKDKETIFIREFPEGWRFDLMTLENPVRFNARGIIAKPGTMKVHSPSSTYKITFPFGTRRLYIEKQ
- a CDS encoding DUF2759 family protein, which translates into the protein MVTAILLLLVAILCVFAVFREMKSKNFFAVLFAAVSALMFGWFSIMTIYSNLFG
- a CDS encoding ABC transporter permease; the encoded protein is MAPEVSNQSLLFLIIFVVVPLTLSYIYQLGLSKSVIWSTVRGTVQLFAIGYLLTYLFDLPAMVGIPIMVGVMIIVASFHARQKGKELPYVLPVIFIGLVIIEISVLTLWLVFDMVQFRPSEVIPMSGMVIGNSMVAMGLALERMKSEFKENNGRLLAALSLGAEPKHASHLIVRKTLNAALIPNIDRLKTIGLVQLPGMMTGLILGGVEPVMAIKYQLVISLSIFSSVSLSAMFVTLTMYQHFFNKSKQLLESEEEIRSKS
- the comGA gene encoding competence type IV pilus ATPase ComGA yields the protein MKSIATLAHDILISAIQQTASDIHFSPYSENASIYFRIHGERIFHSSLPLPLYQKLLAYFKFKSGMDIGELQRPQNGTMEHRADQQVFDLRLSTLPITGTESLAIRVLSPMNYTPLEQLFLFPTQIKRIEQWLNHTSGMILFTGPTGCGKTTTLYALLQSLMNQKSFQAITLEDPIEKDLNNIIQVQVNERAGITYDTGLKAALRHDPDLLMVGEIRDQSTAQFAFRAALSGHLVISTIHAKDAYGTIRRLKEMNIQQVDLEQTLIAIGAQQLIPLHGNTLLPKRAAILEMLDGTLLDHAIGDRSPYNHKKFQSFSDLRRKAYALGFLKDFKVSIES
- a CDS encoding MBL fold metallo-hydrolase, with product MIKISRLPLGPMATNAYIIYENKQAVVIDPGGDFNKLDAFLKERELTVKAILLTHAHFDHIGAVDEVRQAYDAPVYIHEAEADWLSDPSQNGSGLFQIGEIKAGPADYFFEIGQMEIAGFSFEVRHTPGHSPGSVSFVFRNQRFTVAGDTLFQRGMGRTDLPGGDRKELEKSIQEQLFSLRNDMRIYPGHGLPTTIEEEKRENPFFT
- the comGC gene encoding competence type IV pilus major pilin ComGC: MKKLLNQKGFTLIEMLIVLLVISVLLIITVPNLSKHNETIRKKGCEALIVTAEAQVEAYYLEEKAYPTIEQLTTGGYLKDTTCPNGDKLTVSDGKVSAVTPSD
- a CDS encoding ABC transporter ATP-binding protein encodes the protein MFRFENVTHDPLKNLNFSIEKNEKVILFGPSGAGKSTLLFLFNRLSDPEEGSIFYKGEPIENYSITKLRKNVGLVLQSPNLFPGTVLDNLKYGPQLFGEWKETHAETLLDYVQLPKSYLERDVDQLSGGEMQRVSLARTLANSPEVLLLDEPTSALDYKTADEIEEVLEELIREHKLTMLMVTHNLNQARRLGDRGLFIMDGELQEDGLIPDMLDHPNTEKLSKFLEE
- a CDS encoding DUF2626 domain-containing protein, producing the protein MDRMFRVLAFWTGIFAVMFFAGDMMEAALLSLVQTAFFLTVGYLKLSERMYVYIFFSYLTVFMIGFTYYSSFILVPSFGGH
- a CDS encoding competence type IV pilus minor pilin ComGF, with product MLFKSNKGFTLSETMISLTLLMIILSLSYPLLHSLEGPSYYKELSARQFFTFIQHEVQYAREASIEGNTFQIIDSRHRSITIEQYQNIVRKRVGGKGHESLLSKVKLFTVQQTGSDFLILVELEGGEAYQKRIHYEAVQ
- a CDS encoding Spx/MgsR family RNA polymerase-binding regulatory protein; translation: MDELKFYSYPSCTSCRRTKSWLKSQGVEFNEQHLFRETPDADELRKILSLTTLGIDEILATRSKEYKDLGINVDDLTLSEFLDLVIEKPKLLRRPILTNGEKLVVGYNLEGLRAITNNRMEYTANIS
- a CDS encoding type II secretion system F family protein; this translates as MHSVFSRTLKFRLSREKKLSTSQQSLFFHRLSHILSKGYPLLDALKMTGWDPALKPIADELTMYLVRGEKIDTAFQKASFSKMITNFLYFGRVHHDLPVMFKQCEQLLQMKKEYQRKLIQVLRYPMLLFAFLLIAFTIIKQTILPNFLSLFQDDQQSLWLMMGVNYLINGLGFIGIVTLCISIIFPLIIPRLPLEKKLKLYQRVFFIHYYQSFHLSYLFTTHLQSLLTAGLTLKEALEVISQHEKYEILSYYCQRILEELGEGTTIGQAMHSCPLLRQELTSLFHHTNDTYTLKNELSMLTSFFMEYFNDKASKTLQLIQPVFFMLIAIIVICIYASIMLPLYQWMGEI